Proteins encoded within one genomic window of Neorhizobium galegae bv. orientalis str. HAMBI 540:
- a CDS encoding nucleoside hydrolase has product MIALTCIAGLEPVVKNARHILELCGRPNIPVYSGAARPIMASRGRASIMHGADGLAGSTLPFPTMPLADRHAANDFPHRPGGGEIAYLRHRPADQFSAGAAARSRSA; this is encoded by the coding sequence ATGATCGCGCTCACCTGCATTGCCGGCCTGGAGCCCGTCGTCAAGAATGCAAGGCATATTCTCGAACTGTGCGGCCGGCCGAATATCCCGGTTTATTCGGGTGCGGCACGACCCATCATGGCCTCGCGTGGCCGCGCCTCCATCATGCATGGCGCAGATGGGCTTGCCGGCAGCACGCTGCCTTTCCCGACAATGCCGCTGGCGGATAGGCATGCGGCAAACGATTTCCCGCATCGCCCGGGAGGAGGGGAGATTGCATATCTGCGCCACCGGCCCGCCGACCAATTTAGCGCTGGCGCTGCTGCTCGATCCAGATCTGCCTGA
- a CDS encoding nucleoside hydrolase: protein MRQTISRIAREEGRLHICATGPPTNLALALLLDPDLPESVSAITIMGGAAFCPGNTTPLAEFNFAVDMHAAVIVFVAGAEVSLLRIVSRRPKSCPYRYVLRDLWHPAPSFLPSYLVDPDSIRQRHRARIVDQQTGLFHRTFR, encoded by the coding sequence ATGCGGCAAACGATTTCCCGCATCGCCCGGGAGGAGGGGAGATTGCATATCTGCGCCACCGGCCCGCCGACCAATTTAGCGCTGGCGCTGCTGCTCGATCCAGATCTGCCTGAATCCGTCAGCGCCATCACCATCATGGGGGGCGCTGCCTTCTGCCCCGGTAATACGACGCCGCTCGCCGAATTCAATTTTGCCGTCGACATGCACGCAGCCGTTATCGTCTTCGTCGCGGGGGCCGAGGTGTCGTTGCTTCGTATCGTTTCAAGGCGACCAAAATCCTGTCCGTATCGTTACGTATTGCGCGACCTGTGGCATCCGGCACCTTCTTTTTTACCAAGCTACCTCGTAGATCCTGACAGCATCCGGCAGCGACACCGTGCGCGGATTGTTGACCAGCAGACGGGTCTGTTCCATCGCACTTTCCGCTAG
- a CDS encoding iron-containing alcohol dehydrogenase — protein sequence MSTFTFATVPQIIAGPGCIARLSELTTLLGSRVLVISDDGVVKAGLVQPALASLSAGGAETSLFTGVVADPPEAIIHAAVAQAIEFGATGVLGIGGGSSLDVAKLVALLCRSGEALDDIYGVGKVSGQRLPLVLVPTTAGTGSEVTPISIVTTGAYQKKGVVSPVLLPDAAVLDAELTLGLPPTVTAATGIDAMVHAIEAFTSASANNNPVSRTLAKEALRLLGANIEIAVMTGTDLAARQAMLLGAMLAGQAFANSPVAAVHALAYPVGGRYHVPHGLSNSLVLPHVLRFNATVCGDAYAELAPCLYPHLETAGQAERISGFIEGLAMLPVRLNLPIRLRDVGIPKDGLPLLAESAMEQTRLLVNNPRTVSLPDAVRIYEVAW from the coding sequence ATGTCCACATTCACATTCGCGACCGTCCCGCAGATCATTGCAGGGCCGGGCTGCATCGCAAGGCTTTCGGAGTTGACGACCCTGCTCGGGTCGCGTGTTTTGGTGATTTCAGATGATGGGGTCGTCAAGGCGGGGCTGGTACAGCCGGCCCTGGCGAGTCTTTCGGCAGGTGGCGCGGAAACATCGCTCTTTACAGGCGTTGTCGCCGATCCGCCGGAAGCCATCATTCATGCGGCTGTGGCGCAGGCGATCGAGTTTGGCGCAACGGGTGTATTGGGCATCGGCGGTGGCTCGTCGCTCGATGTCGCAAAACTTGTGGCTCTGCTCTGCAGAAGCGGCGAAGCACTCGATGATATCTATGGAGTGGGCAAGGTAAGCGGGCAGCGTCTGCCGCTGGTGCTTGTGCCGACAACGGCGGGCACCGGATCAGAAGTCACACCGATTTCCATCGTCACCACGGGCGCATACCAGAAAAAGGGCGTCGTATCGCCGGTGCTGCTACCGGATGCTGCCGTTCTCGACGCCGAACTGACCCTCGGCCTTCCACCAACCGTGACCGCTGCAACGGGAATTGACGCCATGGTGCACGCCATTGAGGCCTTCACCTCCGCAAGTGCAAACAACAATCCGGTTTCCCGTACCCTCGCCAAGGAGGCTCTTCGGCTTCTCGGGGCGAATATCGAGATCGCCGTCATGACCGGAACCGATCTTGCCGCCAGGCAGGCGATGCTGCTCGGCGCGATGCTCGCCGGACAAGCCTTTGCCAACTCGCCGGTCGCTGCCGTCCATGCGCTCGCCTATCCGGTCGGTGGCCGCTATCACGTCCCGCACGGCCTTTCCAACAGTCTTGTCTTACCGCATGTCCTGCGCTTCAACGCGACCGTGTGTGGCGATGCCTACGCTGAACTGGCGCCTTGCCTCTATCCTCACCTTGAGACTGCAGGTCAGGCCGAGCGGATTTCCGGCTTTATCGAAGGATTGGCGATGCTGCCTGTGCGCCTGAACTTGCCGATACGCCTGAGAGATGTTGGAATTCCCAAGGACGGACTTCCTCTGCTAGCGGAAAGTGCGATGGAACAGACCCGTCTGCTGGTCAACAATCCGCGCACGGTGTCGCTGCCGGATGCTGTCAGGATCTACGAGGTAGCTTGGTAA
- a CDS encoding nitrilase-related carbon-nitrogen hydrolase, whose product MGTTMTSIQSYTAATVQFEPTMFEKARNISRLAALCEEAAAAGARLIVTPEMGTTGYCWFDRAEVKPFVEAIPGPTTDVFQAIARKHRCYIVVGMPEVDPSSELYYNTAVLIGPEGIVGRHRKSHPYIAEPKWAANGDIVHEVFETEIGRISMLVCMDLHFFETARLEALAGADIICHISNWLQERTPAPYWINRAFENACYVIESNRWGLERSVQFSGGSCLIEPDGTVAASIDTGDGIAYGTVDLARARRREVLCEPVFKSRRPELYMNMMTNSFTWNPGDYFRLYGYQPIPRGRTSRAAVAQFAPSSVIEDNLARITKLAADAKATTAPDILVFPELSLTGLDAPETRAEPLSGPAVSAFVRLAMKLGFYLVAGVAEADGDKVYNSAVLAGPEGLVGSYRKTHLGIADSWATAGDEWKVYDLAIGRVGLAVGHDALYPEAIRSLSLMGCDLVACPSAIAGTFTGSHNGTKIPHNYPIPKGGDPYHWHALRVRGGENNVYFAFANVLDAARGYLGKSAVFGPDSFAFPRQESAILDEDGIAAATVDTSNLDTPYPTNIVRRKDLVVMRQPHHYQPLVKWHQ is encoded by the coding sequence ATGGGAACGACAATGACATCGATACAAAGCTACACTGCGGCCACCGTCCAGTTCGAGCCGACCATGTTCGAGAAGGCACGTAATATCAGCCGGCTGGCAGCCCTTTGCGAGGAGGCAGCGGCGGCAGGCGCACGCCTGATCGTGACCCCCGAAATGGGCACGACCGGCTATTGCTGGTTCGACAGGGCCGAAGTGAAACCTTTCGTCGAAGCTATCCCCGGACCGACCACCGATGTGTTCCAGGCCATTGCCAGAAAACACCGCTGCTATATCGTCGTCGGCATGCCTGAAGTCGATCCTTCGAGCGAACTCTATTACAATACCGCCGTCCTGATCGGTCCCGAGGGTATCGTTGGCCGGCACCGCAAGTCACATCCCTATATCGCCGAGCCGAAATGGGCCGCCAACGGCGATATCGTCCACGAGGTGTTCGAAACGGAGATTGGCCGGATCTCCATGCTGGTCTGCATGGATCTGCACTTCTTCGAGACGGCCCGGCTGGAGGCTCTCGCCGGTGCCGACATCATTTGCCACATTTCCAACTGGCTGCAGGAGCGCACGCCGGCACCCTACTGGATCAACCGCGCCTTCGAAAACGCCTGTTATGTCATCGAAAGCAACCGGTGGGGATTAGAGAGAAGCGTGCAGTTTTCCGGGGGAAGCTGCCTGATCGAACCCGATGGAACAGTTGCCGCATCGATCGATACGGGCGACGGGATTGCCTATGGCACGGTCGATCTTGCCCGCGCCCGCCGCCGCGAGGTCTTGTGCGAACCGGTGTTTAAGTCCCGCCGGCCCGAGCTCTACATGAACATGATGACCAACAGCTTCACCTGGAATCCGGGCGACTACTTCCGTCTCTATGGCTATCAGCCCATCCCACGGGGACGGACATCGCGCGCCGCCGTCGCTCAGTTCGCCCCATCCTCTGTCATCGAAGACAATCTTGCCCGCATCACCAAGCTGGCAGCCGACGCGAAGGCGACGACAGCACCGGACATTCTGGTTTTTCCGGAACTGTCGCTGACCGGACTGGATGCCCCCGAAACGCGGGCGGAACCGCTTTCAGGCCCGGCGGTATCCGCCTTCGTTCGTCTGGCAATGAAGCTTGGTTTCTATCTTGTCGCCGGAGTTGCCGAGGCGGACGGAGACAAGGTCTATAACAGCGCGGTACTTGCAGGACCCGAGGGACTTGTGGGCAGCTACCGAAAGACGCATCTCGGCATTGCCGATAGCTGGGCGACGGCCGGCGACGAATGGAAAGTCTACGATCTTGCCATCGGCCGCGTCGGCCTCGCAGTCGGCCACGACGCGCTCTATCCGGAAGCCATCCGTTCGCTCTCGCTGATGGGGTGCGACTTGGTCGCCTGCCCTTCGGCAATCGCCGGCACTTTCACCGGCAGCCACAACGGCACGAAAATTCCGCACAACTATCCGATCCCCAAGGGTGGCGACCCCTATCACTGGCACGCGTTGCGCGTGCGCGGCGGCGAGAATAACGTCTATTTCGCCTTCGCCAATGTGCTGGATGCGGCGCGGGGATACCTGGGCAAGAGTGCTGTGTTCGGGCCGGATTCCTTTGCCTTTCCACGCCAGGAATCGGCGATTTTGGACGAGGACGGGATTGCCGCAGCAACCGTCGACACCTCCAATCTCGATACGCCCTACCCGACAAATATCGTCCGCCGAAAGGATCTTGTTGTCATGCGCCAACCGCATCACTATCAGCCGCTGGTCAAATGGCATCAGTGA